The genomic segment GGTTTTTTTTCATCAAACTGAAAATAGCTTTATGATGTTTTGAATTGTGATTCCTCAAACCACGGCACTGTGCTATTTCCATTTTAGAAAGAGAAACCTCTATAGTTTCGATTGGTTTGTTGTCAATGCGTGCAGAGAAGAGCAGGGAATCTATCTTTTTGAAATACTCATTGGTAAAAACACAGTGTCTCAGGCTGTCGCCTTCGGTCATAAATTCAGAAACATTCTCCAATACTGAAATAGTAATTCCTGCCCCTGAAAAGCATAACCCGAAAAACTGTTTTTTCTCCTCAGCATACAGACCTTGCGCTTTTTCTATTTCCGCACGCATTTTCACAAGATATTTTTTTCTCAGCAACTGCTGTTTTTTCTCCACCAATCTGTCATGCTCCAAGTGTAAATCAGCAGGACAGACGAGCAGGGCGGAGGTTATGTCTTTTTTAAACCAACGCAAAAGTTCGATATAATCCTCCCAAATTCCAAAATCGGAAACTGTATAATTCTTTTTAAGACATATTTTTACGGCCTGCCAGTTACGCAGGACATGCTGATGGGGAGATTCAAGGTAATAGCGGAGCCATGAAATCTGCCTAGTTTTCAGCAGAGTTTCAGCACAGTGGTCTTTTAATAATGATGAAAGCAACACCTGAGGTGCTACCTCATAAAAACTTGTCTTAAAGCCATTTCGTTTCAATACGGGAAGCACTTTCAAGCGTGGATAAAACCTGTAGGGGTTGATTCGGTACTTGGGAGAGTTCTGAAAATCCTTTGGGCGGATTTCAAGGGGCGAATAGTACTGCCATGCATCGTATGCGTGCGAAAAAACATTTGTACTGCGTGACATGGTGCGCACTTCGCCTTTTGGGTTTATCCAATGCTGCATCACTTCGGTATGGGAATAGGAGGACAGACAGTTCTTCTTCATCTGTTTGGTCGAACAAATGATGCGCACTATTTGAAAATCCGAAAGACAAGTTACTACTGCGCTGTATTCTATTTCCTTGAAATGCAATTGATTGCAACCGTGTATTTTAAGTTTTCCTTTACAGGCTAAGCAAGCCGTAAATTTCGCAGACTGTTTTTCGGATTCGGGTTTCCAAGCGTTTCCACAGTCCAGACAGTGAAATTTTCCACGTGATAAAACGCCCCATTTCAGAAAAATGGTCTTTTCTGCCCATGAGTGTATTTCGGGGGTAATGGGCGCAAGGGATTCGCTTAATGCGACTATCTGTTTTTCTATGGCGGTATGCGGTTTCATAAGTCAAAAAGTGTTAAGGTTTGCTGTACGGGTTTCGCTGTATGCAACACTACAGTTTCAGGTCTTGCGACCTGCGGAGTCATTTCAGGAGCAGAGCTGAATAAATCAGCCTTTACAGGCTGATTTACCACCACTTTACAGTTGATTGGTGCAGGCGCACCAATACTGTCATCGTTATAATATTTGAGTGCCATATCAAAGATTTCCTGATTGTCAAAGGCGCACAATCCTGTTTTTTTGACCTCGCCAAAAATGTAACTGCAACAGCTCTCGATGTTTTTGGTTTCTTTGGCAAGGCTTTGGGCAAAGGCTGAATCGCCCTGCGCAGTTGTATTGAGATAATTCTCTATAGCAGTTTTAAAGTCGTCAGATGGTTTCATGATGGAAAAAGTTTGATTAATAGCTATTGTTCAAAGACATCTCTGTAAATGCCGTAGCAGTACTCCTCAAAGCAGAGCCAGCATAAAAAAGTATAGTGGGGCAGTTTATAGCGGTTGGCTACAGGCTCTCCGAATGCTTCTTCCAAGTCCTCTTTGATGCCTTCCAAATCTTCAAGGTGTTTGATGTAAAAAGCTTTGCAGTCGTTGTGGTAGATAAATTCCCCTATCATACCGCTGATACAGCCCCCTTTCTGTAAGTCTTCGAGGAAAGACTTCAACTGCTGTTTTTTCTTTCCGTTATAGCTATCCAAATGGCTTAAAATGATTTCGTTGAATACATGGCTTACATCGTAGTCCGTATACTCGTTTTTGTCTAAGGCTTTCATAATGTGATTTTTTGGCGTTTATAAATACAATCCTAGTATCTGCCTTAGAAAGGCAGGTCATCGGGATCGTCTGAGGAATTTTGTTTTTTAGGTGCAGAAACTGCGCTCGCAGATGTGTCCTCTTTTTTGGCAAAAGCCAAAATCTTAAGGCTGTTGATGTGAAAGGTTAAAGACCCCATAGCCGAGCCGTCGTGACCGATATAAGTACTCAGCCCCACACGCCCGAAGAGCTGAACTAGCGCCCCTTTTTTAAGCCATTCGGCAAGTTTGGCATTGAGCCAATACGAGCAGTCGATAAAAGTTGTAATCTGTTTGTACTCGGTGCTTCCTTTGGGTTTGTAGCTGTCATTGATGGCAATGGAGAAGTTAACGACCTGTTTTTTATTTCCCACTTTACGGGCTAATGCATCTTTTGTAATACGTCCTGTGATTTCCATGATTTTAAATTTTAGCGTTACTGTTATTTAAAATTTCTTTCTCCCTGCACTCCCAAAAATTGTTTTCAAAAGAAAAAACGGGAAAAAAGAAAGCAAGAATCAAGTGGCCGGTTATGAGGATGTGGAGTGCTATAAGTCCCGAAGGGTGGCAAGCGAAAGCGGCGCCATTATGCGCATGCAGCATACGGCGGGCACTATCTTGGCTGCCTTTTTATGCCGTTTCGAATGAAAATGATCTTTACTAAATACCGTCTCCGTCGGGCATTTGGGCAGCCTGCTGAAAAGACATATCAATTTCATATTCGGATGATTATTGCTGCTGATCTGGATTCAGCGGGATGCCGAATGGAAAATAAAATCAGACTGTGAATTTTGGAAATCTAAATGGAAAATTTATATGAAGATTTATATGAAGATTTATATGAAGATTTATATGAAGATTTATATGAAGATTTATATGAAGATTTAAGTGAAGATTTTGGTGAAGATTTTGGTGAAGATTTTAGTGAAGATTTCAGTGAAGAGAAGCCACAGGTTTTTGGTTCTGCTTATTATGTTTTTGTTTATCGTATGCTGAATGCCCTACGTATTTATACGGTTTTTCAACGGATAATTTTCAGTGTATAGGGCAGTTCTTTTTCAGCTATTGCTTATTGATTAAGGCTTTAGGAGCAAAGCCTTTTGAATTTCTTACATTTCTGCCGTGCAGAATATTATTCATCAACTGATAATGCCTCCGCAGCTATTGATAATTTTGATATTTTTAAGCAGAATTAAATTCATAATAAATTTCTGTTTAATACAATTTCTTAATACTATAATTTGATATGGCAGACGGTATTTTTTCAAAGTTTG from the Flavobacterium sp. genome contains:
- a CDS encoding single-stranded DNA-binding protein: MEITGRITKDALARKVGNKKQVVNFSIAINDSYKPKGSTEYKQITTFIDCSYWLNAKLAEWLKKGALVQLFGRVGLSTYIGHDGSAMGSLTFHINSLKILAFAKKEDTSASAVSAPKKQNSSDDPDDLPF
- a CDS encoding PcfJ domain-containing protein; amino-acid sequence: MKPHTAIEKQIVALSESLAPITPEIHSWAEKTIFLKWGVLSRGKFHCLDCGNAWKPESEKQSAKFTACLACKGKLKIHGCNQLHFKEIEYSAVVTCLSDFQIVRIICSTKQMKKNCLSSYSHTEVMQHWINPKGEVRTMSRSTNVFSHAYDAWQYYSPLEIRPKDFQNSPKYRINPYRFYPRLKVLPVLKRNGFKTSFYEVAPQVLLSSLLKDHCAETLLKTRQISWLRYYLESPHQHVLRNWQAVKICLKKNYTVSDFGIWEDYIELLRWFKKDITSALLVCPADLHLEHDRLVEKKQQLLRKKYLVKMRAEIEKAQGLYAEEKKQFFGLCFSGAGITISVLENVSEFMTEGDSLRHCVFTNEYFKKIDSLLFSARIDNKPIETIEVSLSKMEIAQCRGLRNHNSKHHKAIFSLMKKNLYQIRSRMKKKKAEQC
- a CDS encoding Cas9 inhibitor AcrIIA9 family protein gives rise to the protein MKPSDDFKTAIENYLNTTAQGDSAFAQSLAKETKNIESCCSYIFGEVKKTGLCAFDNQEIFDMALKYYNDDSIGAPAPINCKVVVNQPVKADLFSSAPEMTPQVARPETVVLHTAKPVQQTLTLFDL